Below is a window of Leucoraja erinacea ecotype New England chromosome 11, Leri_hhj_1, whole genome shotgun sequence DNA.
TTTGTGAGTGCGGTACATCAATTCCAAGTTAGCGATGGATACCTGGCATTTAGCAGTTGCATTTGCACATTACCAATGATAATTTCAGTTGAGCATGAATAAAAATGAGGTGACAATTTAACTCCTCTGAGAAGCATCTCATGATTTGTCTTGCTACCAGCCAGAAATAGCTTTTGCTAAACCTAAGACATTTTTAACATGGTCGTATGTTGTATTTCAACAACTTCCTGGAAAATGTTTCTTCCTTAAACTTCACAACGGTACAACCATTTTTTCCCCCTTCTTTATTCTCTAGGTGTGAGCAGTGCTGGCAAGATGCATTTATTGCTTCTGCTGCATGCCTAATAGTTTGCTGGCATGGGATAAGCTGTCACATGGGCTTGAAGAATGTCAGTGAACCCATTTTATGGTTTGTCACAATAAAATaactttaatagaaacatagaaaataggtgcaggagtaggccattcggcccttcgagcctgcaccgccattcaatatgatcatggctgatcatccaactcagtatcctgtacctgccatctctccatacctcctgatccctttagccacatctaactccctcttaaatatagccaatgctctAATGCTCTAGAATTTTTGGTACTTGCACATAGGAAATACATCTTGTGCTTTTTATTTACTTTTACGTAAACATTGGAAGAATACATTTTATTCCATATCATACATTTTTGAGTCGGGATTTGTGAATTTGAAAAGAAGAATTTCAGTCATAACACAGGTATAAGATAACTATGCCCTTCCGGTTGCTCTAACCAGTTCTGTGAAGTTTTCCTGCAGCATCAAGCTTTTCTCCTCGCcatcaaatgaaaaataaattgtttcaaaATTCAAGATAAAAACAACAGTGCACTCGGTTATGATGTTTTGAAGTTAACTCCGTTAAGTATCCGGGGAGATAAAGAGAATGTGGAGGAAAATATACTTTTAGCTGACTATATAAGAAATATAATAGAGGATGCGGTAGGGTGATAATTCATCTTGCAATTGTACCTTGTCCATCCAAGCTTTTTCAGGAAGGAccttctcaatttattttatttgaatCAGATAACTGTTCTTCCATTGCTATGAATACTTGTTTCTCCTCCCAAATGGTAAACATTGGATTCAAACTGTAAGATTATTGGCATTTAATCCTTCTTACTTAAATTTACATACAGAGCCAGCACAGAAATTGGTCATTCAGCTGAActagcccccaccccaccccaccagatATTTATTCATTATCTGACTTTGTCAAATAATAGCCCAGCCATAAATATAGCTGTGCCATTTGCTGCAACGGTTTCATAGTAATTTCACATTGTGAGTAAAAAATGGTTTGTCTTTCTCATTTGATTTGGGGATTCTATTGATGCTTTCTACTTTCTCCAAAAATAGGAACATATTCTCCAACTGCTCCTTGATAGGAAAGCTACCCTTTGTGCCCCTCTTGTCAAAAAAAGGAAAAGGGCATTATCTTTCGTTCCTGACAACTGTTGCCTGTATTTCTGGTACCATACTTGTATCTAGCTTTTTTTCTCCCGGATGATCAAAATTGTATAGGATACCAAGAGTGCTATAATCAGGACCAGATGAAAAGAAAATGATGGTAGTTTGTGCTCTTTCCAGAATCTGAAATTAATATATCATAAGTTTAATAGATATGAATGAAGACTGATTTCTTCCCCAGTATGTTTTCACTACAAAATCATGAAAAAGTGGGGAAAAAATTGTGATTGTATCATTTACTATATATACAGAAGttaaagaaaataaatatcaTAGCTGAGTTTTTGTCCTTTTTCTTTCCAGAACTTATCAATAAAGATTCTTCTCCGGAAAACACTACACCATGAGTGAAATAAATAGTGAAACTGGATTCTACAGTGTACAAGTTGGTGATTCCACCTTCACGGTTCTTAAGCGATACCAGTCATTGAAACCCATAGGATCAGGGGCACAGGGGATTGTTTGGTAAGTATATTGCCAGCTACTATATATGAAGGTCTCAGAACATAATTATGTCCCATAGTATGAAAATATTTCAATCAGTATAAATTCCTGAACATCATTGTTGTGCATAattctctctgctctctccccccacccccttatttTTATGCATGCTCTGACAATTCACTTTTACTTGTATTCTGTCATGGCTTGTGTCTGTCCTCTTTACCTTATCCCCtccctttttcttaaatgttcatTCACTCTTTATGCTTCACCTTTTCCTATTTTGGTAATCCCCAGCCCTTTCATTTCCGGTAACTTGCATTTCAGTTCATCTTTCTTGTGGATGATTTGAAATTGGTTCATGTTCAGCGAAGTACCATTATAATGGAAATGCAGTTTTTCAATGCTGTTCTTTCATACTATTTTGCAATGCCTAATTGCATTGAATCTTATaatttagaacatggaacaatacagcacaggatgggcccttcgacccacaaaatttgcgctgaacatgatgccaaattaaaccgaTATCATTTCCCTGTacatggttcatatccctctcttCCTTGCATTTCCACGTCCCTATCCAAAAGCTACTTAAATCCCACTATCGGGGGATGGGCAGGGAAGCTGCAACTGTttcctctatctatgcctctcataaatgtatATATTTCTCTCAGTTCCCTTCAACCTCtgctgttccagagaaaacaatcatgtttatcccacctctctaaaaccctctaatctaatttagatgttgcaatttttttttctctcagcttCTCTATATAATTATTTTATGTCTAGATTTTCATTAATTGGTTTGTTTTGACATTTGCACTGCATATCATCAAAACAATCTATTGAAAATGATGGATCCACTGGAAAGAACATGCACCTTATTCCGGGGGTTTTCAGAACATATTGTTGATATTATAATTTTAAAACATTATATTGTTAATTCAGTAAGCTATTCAGGAAAGGTACCAATATTGTGATAATTCTGATTTTTTTGACAGATAGaagatttatttcatttttttttttaaattacagtgCTGCATTTGATTGTATATTTGATGGAAGTGTTGCTGTTAAGAAACTCAGCAGACCTTTTCAGAACCAAACTCATGCCAAGAGAGCTTACAGGGAACTTGTTCTTCTAAAATGTGTAAATCATAAAAATGTGAGTAACTTTTTTGTGTTCCAGTGTCTTGAGAAGAttaaacatgttgaacatttaaaCTGGATTAAAGCAGTATTGAATGTTAGGCATTTTGTCCCACTGTTTTGAAatgtatcacttttaaatactaGCATTGTGTTTTATATGGTTCAATTCTCACTGATGCAAAGATAATCTGGTTAAATGAAATAGGGTAAATTCACTTTATATGgatataaataggtgcaggagtaggccatagagcccttcgagccagctccgccattcaatatgatcatggttgatcatccacaatcagtaccacgttcctgccttctccccataccccttgattccgctggccctaaaagttctatctaactctcttgattgcatccagtgaatcggcctccactgccttctgagacggagaattccacaaattcacaactctctgcgtgaaaaagtttttcctaatctctgttcaaaatggcctaccccttattcttaaactgtggcccctgattctgggctccaccaacatcgggaacatgtttcttacatctagtgtgtccaatcccttaataattttatatcatttaaaaaaataccctctcatccttctaaattccagtgaatacaagcccagtcgctccattctttaattatatgacagtcccgccatcccgggaattaacctcgtgaatatGTGCATATATGAAAATTTAGCAAAGAGCATCAAGGACAATTGCCATTTCTGTTTGATACTTTTTTACTTAAACTGGGTGCAAGTGAAATTATGCTTTTAGTATTATAGTTTTGTGgtgatacatatatatatatatatatatatacacacacatatatatatatatacacacacatatatatatacacatatatatatatatacacatacatatacatacatatatatatatatatatatatatatatatacatacatatatacacacacatatatatatatatatatatacatatatatatatatatatacatatatatatatatatacatatatacatatatatatatatatatatatatatatacatatatatatatatacacatatatatatatacatatatatatatatatatatatatacacacacatatatatacatatatatatatatacacatacacacacatatatatacatacacatatatatatacatatatatatatatatatatatatatatatatatatatatatacatatatatatatatatacacacacatatatatacacacacacacacacatatatatatatatatatatatatacatatatacacacatacacacacacacacacatacacacacatatatacacatatggggtgaggagaagaggaagggtgggtgactggggaaaggtgagagagagagagaggggggggagagagagagagggggggagagaaagagacagagagggaaggagaaagagacacacagagaaagagggaggggggggagagggggagagggaaaggaggagaaagagagaggggggagcagggaggggggtggtggagggaagagggtgggggtgtggaggggagggggtttaggggaggggatatatatatgtatacacacatatatacatacatatatacacacatatacatatatatatacacacacatatatatacacacacacacacacaatatatatatatatatatatatatatatatatatacacatatacacataaacacacacacacatatacacacacatatatacacatatggggtgaggagaagaggaagggtgggtgactgggggaaaggtgggggaggagagagggggagagagtggggggtgagggggagcagggagggggagggtagggggtgtgggaggggggggattttgtggagggtgggggagaggatggagggaggagggagaaaagagaggggggggagcagggagggggtgtgtgtatgtatatgtatcacCACAAAACTATAATACTAAAAGCATAATTTCACATGCACCCAGTTTAAGTAAAAAAGTATCAAACAGAAATGGCAATTGTCCTTAATGCTCTGTGCTAAATTTTCACAGGTAGTACTTGTGCACGATATCAATGTAATTAAATTTTAAATTTGTAAAGAAGTTATATTGTGCCGCTGCTCTCCAATGGTCCATTCTAAAATTATGATGTGCCATGTATTTTTGCGGTATAACATTTCTGCAAAAATGTAATTCAATAAGCTTTAAAAAATAGTGCATACAAACTTTCaatttggactaaacacagttttGCATCTCAAACAGTGGGATACTTTGAGAGACAAAGTTGTGCTGTAATGTTTACTTAATGCAGCAGCGAGAAAGTATCTGTTTATGCTTGGTTGATCAACTAATCTGAATTTCCCTAAAGGGATCAATAaagtgtttattattattattattattattattaattaaaataatgtatagattaaaaaaaaatcccatatcTACAAAATTGATAACTTAATTTTTCTTGCAGATTATTAGTTTGTTGAATGTATTTACACCGCAGAAGTCTTTAGAAGAATTCCAAGATGTGTAAGTATTTACGTAAAGTTTGACAAAAGTAATAGATTGTAAATATTGGTTGTGGAGAAACAGTTTCTCGTGAAGTTCGTAAAGGTGTATTTTTAATTCTGTGTCCTGTAGTTACTTGGTTATGGAGTTGATGGATGCCAACTTATGCCAGGTTATCCATATGGAGCTAGACCATGAGAGAATGTCCTACCTTCTTTACCAGATGTTATGCGGTATTAAGCACCTTCACTCAGCTGGCATTATCCACAGAGTAGGTACTCGGGGTTTTAATTTATTCCACTTCTGAATTGTGTTTTAGAAGAAGTATTGTTTTGAAAACAAAGAAAATCATAATTCTATTTTCTAAATTGTAATTTGGGTTTTGTGCATCTTTTGTAAACACCTTATAATCTATTAATGATGCAGGAAGCCAGTTTGTAGTATGACACAATGTTCTTAAACATACTATTAAAGGTTTGAATTGGTTACATTTTATATGCCATTTGAAGTTGGTGAATTCCTGTATAttatctttttaaatgttttaggtGTTTTCTCTTGTTTACAATAGGATTTGAAACCCAGCAACATAGTAGTAAAATCAGACTGCACTCTGAAAATTCTAGATTTTGGGCTGGCAAGGACTGCCTGTACTAATTTTATGATGACGCCATATGTCGTGACGCGATATTATAGAGCACCAGAAGTTATCCTAGGAATGGGATACAAAGAAAATGGTAAGGTATTCCTGCAAGATGTGTTACTTAGAGGACACAAAATGTAGTTGGCATGAATTCCTGAGGTGTTCTTTTGTCAGTTTCTTCCCCCTTTTAGTTCTTTTTGAATTATTGGACACCCAATTGCCAAGAGTGTTACAAAAAAATCACCCCAGTTTCCATTCTCAATGTGTTGACAATTGGATCTTGGATTTCTAGTAGAAATCACAGCAAAGCCTGATCTATTCACTTAACAAACTCCCACATATTTTTTAACAAGGACGTTCACTAACGATCATTCCAGCCATAGCTTTCCTGTATACCAAATCTGCATGTAGCATTTAAGTTCTGGTCCGTTTATGGCGGGCTTATTCATCTGAAACCGACAATAAATGTTATCATCTGTATGGCTTGTTTTTGTTTAATTCCACATGAAGATAAGGATGTAGGAATAAACATAATTGGCATTGGAAAAAATGAAAATCAAGTCCAATAGTCTTATGCCCAGGCAACAGTTTGAGGTTTTGTTCCATGGTCGCTTGGATTGGCAGGGATTTCTCTTGGATTTTCGTCTAGAATTTGCGTTACATAAAGTTTTATTCACCTCCGTATTTGTTCATATTGGACATTTCCAACATCCTCAATTGAAATGACATGTTAACAATTACTAATTAGTCAAAATTAAATAGCATTACAGAACAAAAATGAATGCAAAAATCATAGGTGATAGTTACACCAATTCTGCTGTATTCTGAATTGAGACAGTGGCGTTTCAAAGTTAGGAGTGCTTGTTAGGATGTGCACTTTCTCTTAAGTCCAAAAAAATGGATTGTGTACATTTGATTCAGCTGAATTGCTATATTACTATCAGTTTGACTCTATGATGTATATTGGTGCATGATTATCTACTATAATTATATGGAGTGATAGCATAATTTAAGATTGCTGAACATGTCAATCTTGGTAGGGCCAAAAAGTCACAGGAATAATGCACTCGAGTGTCCCATATTTCCCCACCACAATAAGCCCAATCTCCCTTGATTCTGGGCAGGTCAGAACCAGTATGCCTGAAATTGCAGAGGCCTTAAACTTGACATGCTGATGCAAGTCTTAACATTTAATGCCCACGAAAGTGACAGCAAATGAGTTCCAGCTCTGGGTGGGATATTCAGCAGTGCTATTGAGTAGTTGGCTAGTAGGATTGCTCAAATAGTTCAGACCCACActttctccagctgttttttaTTTAAACAGTGGGGTGCAGATGATGTGCCTACAACTCTTAATTTAACGAAGCAAAGACAATATGGATGTTGTAGCATTTCTTTAGGAAGCCATATAAGCGATTTCTTCAAGCAGCGGGAAGGGAAGTAGGGTTGATTGTATTGCACCAAGAGATCTACAGTGTTTGGTATCTGATTCATCTGTGTAAATACAGAAATTGACCGTAATGGTATATTTTCAAAAAGGATCAGCCGTTATTGAATAGTCATTCAAAAAATAATGGTTTTAATGATTGTCAAAATGACTATGGACTTGAATAAACGTTTCCACACAAGTGATTTAGCATGATGCATTTTTAATATGCCTGATCCTGGTAAAATGTCTTGCCCATGTTATTCAGTTCCTTGCAGCTGCATTAGTTTTTAAATTGCAGCTGAATTGGAATTACACTTTTTTATTTTCTTCAAAAACGTAACTTGCAAGATAAGTAGACACGATGTAAATAGCATAGCACCTGGTTCAAATATCCAAGTAGATACAAGTAAATCAGGAAATTCTTAACTTATTTCTGAAATTAAAATCACAACCTTTGTTATAAAATTCTACCCAATgatcaatttatttttcaaaatatttgATTTTTACTTTAAGATTTGTAAATGCATGAAGCTTATTGCTCAAATAACAAAAACGAGGATAAAGAACATAATTGAGGTTCTCTGGGCTTTTCAGGACCGATGAATTGTGCCATTGTTGCACTTTTGATTGCATTTTGTGCAGTTGCTCAGTGACGTGTTAAAtagaattttattttcctttttctgGGTAAACTCCCCCTATGTATACCATACAGTGGATTTATGGTCTGTCGGTTGCATTATGGCAGAAATGGTGATTCACAAAATCCTGTTCCCTGGAAGGGATTGTATCCTTACACATGCAAAAATACATTTATTCATCCACATGAATGgaagtgtgtttatatatatgtgtgtgtgtgtgtgtatataaagatATAAAGATAATAATAAATACATATTGAAACAGCGAGCTTGCTGTCATGCATTTCCCAGGCCCCGCAAGTTGTTAATTGTTCCAATTAATATTCCTTGTCATTGTCACATTATGTAAATTtcaatacattttttattgttgcattttattttctGAAAGGCATGTTAATTATccatcatttcattttattttcagttGATATCTGGTCAGTGGGGTGCATCATGGGAGAAATGCTGAAAGGTTCTGTGCTATTCCAAGGCACTGATCGTATCCTTCCCCAGCCATTTCCGAATCCAGTCATAAATGTTGAGGCAAAAAGATCATTACTTTCCCCTCATTTTGAGGACCACAAATATGTTTTAAGGTGAAATAGAGGTtattttagtttttattattttcaatgcTTGCCATTCGTGAATGTTTTCTTGTGACGCTCTGTGTACATATTTTTCTTTAAACTGTTCACATGCTTGACATTGATACTTTCTCATATACATGAGACATTCTCCTTCCCCACATGGTGTAACTCATAACTTTTGCTGTTTCAACATGTTTTTGCCCaacaagagagcaagcaataatTTCTGTATCTAATTGAACCCCACAAAAAAAACTTGATTTAGAAAAATTTTAGATTAGCTTAACTCATTAAAGAAATTTAGTTTCTAGGAATTGTTTATAATGTATAAATTATTACATTTAAGATTGTAAACGGTTTGTGATGCTATTATTTTGCTATTTTGAAGGCTTTGCATGCTAATTTAATTTTGTAAGGATGTAAACTAAGTTTCCTGGTTGAGTTCAATAAGATTTGGCAATTTACCCTTCGAGATGACAAGTAACAGCAATAAAAAAAAGTGATACTTTAAGATTTTAACTAAAAATATAAGTATGTGAAGACCTTTTCTAAATCTTGGATTTGGTGTGCTTTTATTCATCTGGCTTTACTGCTTGTATGCACCTTTTCATATAAAATTATCCACAATCATTTCTAATAGAAATGCTGAGATCGGTTTCATTTTGAATATTTATTTTAGCATGCATGCATGTCACTGATTGTGCAGAGCTTAGAATATTGATTCCATACCACTTCTAAAATGCAGATGTATCTTAATTAAGCTTTATACTGTTGTTtgacatcaatgttgttaagggtctgtcccacttgcatgcgattgcatgcgtttggcgcgaccaaacggaagcaaagtttgcgctaagtacgcgcgtgacatcatttgggtcatacttaccaatcagctgggcaggaggcgggccgtcTGAATTTGGGCGTCAGGCAGTGACGCcatcacgcaacgccatgccGCGCGGTGACGTcctcgcgctaggcgtacgccatcaagatgctgcgtacgaacGTAATGCGCCTGCATGCCGacagcgcgcgaagatttcgaacactgtcagattttcagagccccgcgcgatgtcgggaccagccgcgCACAACTCCgctcttctaagtgggaccggccccgcgcggccatacggtgtccgtatgcctcaagcgaccacatttggtcgcgccaaatgcatgcaatcgcatgcaagtgggacaggcccttaactctatatCATTGGCAATTGCCTGACATGTGATTTGTTGGAAGAAATCACAAGTATTTAGGATTTGCAAGAAAAAAGTCAATCTGGATTGCAACTGATAACATGATGGCATTATATAATGGCAATGGCAGTAAATTTCCAACGTTTACAGTTTTGAGTTTTGTGATCTGTTTAGATTACTGGTGGCTACTAAATGAGTTGTGCAGTACATGCAGTATTTTCTCTGTCACTGAAATATTCTCACTTGCTGATGCATATTATTTTATTTGCCCTACCTCAAACATTGGCTTAAATAAGTAATGCAGATAGAATATTTAGACACAATCTTTATTGTCTCAAACTATTTGACCTTTGTTTTATGTGATGCCATGATGTAATAATCCACTAATTGGAGAATTTGAAAGATCAAAACTGATTTATTTAGACTGTCATCAGGGAAGAGATGAGAGAAAGATGATCTGTGTAGTGTCTCTGATGCTCTGAAATGTAATAATTAGTTTTTACTGCACTCCTTGAGGGCTTAAAATGATTGTGTAATGCAATCACAGTGGCCTCCTCCCACGAGCAATTAAAACAAGATTACTCAGTTTTTGGGAGAGTTTTAATTGCAAAATTTCGAACTCGGCTGTTAAAGGAAGCAGACAAATTCATCCTTTGATCATctcaaatcaatttttttttttaccagaaaATATTTTCCATATCATAAAGtgaaaaaataattgtaaatgaaCATTTTCCTTAGTGAAGGTACAATACATATCTATCATGCCATAGTAATATATAGTCGtagagcgtgaaaacaggccctttgtgccaacttgcccatgctgaccaatatgccccatctacatctgACTAcaattggctcatatccctcgaaacctatcccatccatgtacctgcctaaatgtttcttattgcACAAATCTTACTCgtgtgtaaaataaaaaatcTTTTCCATCCTATTTTCTTGCTCAGAATAGCCCTATCTATGATCTCTTGATTCAAAGAGGTACAGAACTGATCATATCCACTTTTTTTTATAGCAGATGTGCTATCTGGGATAAGATTGCGAGAGGCTCTTATTTATCTCTTAAGCATCTCCCGTAGAAAagcaaatgctgaaaatctgaaataatgcCGTAAAACACTGCAGACAGCAAGTCGGGCCAAATCTGTCGGAAGCtcatttcatagtcatagagtgatacagtgtggaaacaggctctttggcccagcttgcccacactggccaacatgtcccaactacactagtcccacctgcccgcatttggtccttatccctccaaatctaACCTATCCATGTAGTCCTTAAATGGTGcctggaactgaacacaatactcaaaattcaTGATTTTTATTAAAAGAAAAAAGAGTGGAGGACAATGGGAATGCCTGTGATGAGCTGGAGTGCAGCTTAAAACTTGCTATCCAACTTTACCTCATCCAAATGAATCATCATCAACCAGAAACAAAATTGGATGTTTCTTTCTCCTGCTTAACATAAGTATTtcaagcatttcctgtttttacatCCTTAACTTTAACCTGCTTGAACATGTCTGGCTTGGTAGTTCCTTTGGGGCAGCTTCCACTTTGGCTCAAATATTGCTATGAATTACTTTGGAATGTCTGATGGCATTAAAGACACTTTAAACAGTTGAACTGTTGCAGAAAGGAGTAGTCAGTGTGAGTAGTAATGAGAGAAATGTGAACCATGGTCGtttaacttatttttaaatgagcaTGAATCACAGGCACTGTCTTATTTCCAGTGTTTCATTGCATTGAAATCAAAGCTAATCTCATAGAAGCAGTCTATAAAATCTTTCTCCTTCAAAgctaaaatatagaaacaaaatattttcacttctTTTGCAATTTTAAGGTTAATTTTTACTTAAACAGTGTTGACATTTAAAGT
It encodes the following:
- the LOC129701740 gene encoding mitogen-activated protein kinase 9 isoform X2 is translated as MSEINSETGFYSVQVGDSTFTVLKRYQSLKPIGSGAQGIVCAAFDCIFDGSVAVKKLSRPFQNQTHAKRAYRELVLLKCVNHKNIISLLNVFTPQKSLEEFQDVYLVMELMDANLCQVIHMELDHERMSYLLYQMLCGIKHLHSAGIIHRDLKPSNIVVKSDCTLKILDFGLARTACTNFMMTPYVVTRYYRAPEVILGMGYKENVDIWSVGCIMGEMLKGSVLFQGTDHIDQWNKVIEQLGTPSAEFMKKLQPTVRNYVENRPKYPGLGFETLFPDWVFPADSERDKLKVSQARDLLSKMLVIDPDKRISVDDALQHPYISVWYDPSEVEAPPPQIYDKQLEEREHTIDEWKELIYKEVVDWEERNKNGVIKEQPLPSEQMQQ
- the LOC129701740 gene encoding mitogen-activated protein kinase 9 isoform X1, producing the protein MSEINSETGFYSVQVGDSTFTVLKRYQSLKPIGSGAQGIVCAAFDCIFDGSVAVKKLSRPFQNQTHAKRAYRELVLLKCVNHKNIISLLNVFTPQKSLEEFQDVYLVMELMDANLCQVIHMELDHERMSYLLYQMLCGIKHLHSAGIIHRDLKPSNIVVKSDCTLKILDFGLARTACTNFMMTPYVVTRYYRAPEVILGMGYKENVDIWSVGCIMGEMLKGSVLFQGTDHIDQWNKVIEQLGTPSAEFMKKLQPTVRNYVENRPKYPGLGFETLFPDWVFPADSERDKLKVSQARDLLSKMLVIDPDKRISVDDALQHPYISVWYDPSEVEAPPPQIYDKQLEEREHTIDEWKELIYKEVVDWEERNKNGVIKEQPLPSDAAVNNNNSPSQSSSINDISSMSTEQTLASDTDSSLDASTGPLDGCR